One part of the Fusobacterium perfoetens genome encodes these proteins:
- a CDS encoding sodium-dependent transporter codes for MKEKREKFSNRLGFILSCVGAAVGLGNIWMFSWKLGTFGGGAFLIPYFIFMAFFAYIGLISEISFGRMIKKGVMGVSELMKEKNIPLANYLPLISIVSVSGIFTFYIIVFGWIIKYFFAYVTIDMNAVNYPEYFGAFVGTSSSIGWHILAGLISIGVISLGVVKGIEKLNKFIMPLMFIIFIGLMIKSLTLPGAMEGIKYLLTPKWEALANPQTWIMALGQSFFTVGLSGSALLVYGSYLGDDIDIPNSVFHTCILDTCAALLAGFVIIPAAFAFGHNPGAGPGLLFITVPAIFSQISGGKILAGIFFLSVIFAAVSSAINQLEVPVEAFMFKFNVSRKKASIIIGSILVLIGIPLDLNMDLFGKFADLMSVILIPLGALIILAFFFFAIDNKKIIAEIDKGASKKRGKYIIGFGKYLFVPGTAAVLILGLIFGSIG; via the coding sequence GAGCAGCAGTAGGATTAGGAAATATTTGGATGTTCTCTTGGAAATTAGGAACTTTTGGTGGAGGAGCATTCCTTATCCCTTACTTTATATTTATGGCATTCTTTGCTTACATCGGGCTTATATCTGAAATATCTTTCGGAAGAATGATTAAAAAAGGTGTTATGGGAGTTTCTGAACTTATGAAAGAAAAAAATATCCCATTAGCAAATTATCTTCCTTTGATATCAATAGTATCAGTATCAGGAATTTTCACATTCTATATAATTGTTTTCGGATGGATAATAAAATACTTCTTTGCTTATGTAACAATTGATATGAATGCTGTTAATTATCCAGAATATTTTGGTGCATTTGTTGGAACTTCAAGCTCTATCGGTTGGCATATACTAGCAGGTTTAATAAGTATCGGTGTTATTTCTTTAGGTGTTGTAAAAGGTATTGAAAAATTAAATAAATTTATAATGCCACTTATGTTTATTATTTTCATCGGACTTATGATAAAATCTTTAACACTACCTGGTGCAATGGAAGGAATAAAATATCTTTTAACTCCAAAATGGGAAGCTCTTGCTAATCCTCAAACTTGGATAATGGCTTTAGGTCAATCATTCTTCACAGTAGGACTTAGTGGTTCAGCTCTTTTAGTTTATGGAAGTTATCTTGGTGATGATATTGATATTCCAAATAGTGTTTTCCATACTTGTATATTAGATACTTGTGCAGCTCTTCTTGCAGGATTTGTAATTATACCAGCTGCATTTGCTTTTGGACATAACCCAGGAGCAGGACCAGGACTTTTATTTATAACTGTACCTGCAATTTTCTCTCAAATATCTGGTGGAAAAATCTTAGCTGGAATATTCTTCTTAAGTGTTATTTTTGCAGCTGTATCTTCAGCTATCAACCAATTAGAAGTACCTGTTGAAGCTTTTATGTTTAAATTTAATGTTTCAAGAAAAAAAGCTAGTATTATTATTGGTAGTATTTTAGTTTTAATCGGTATTCCATTAGATCTTAATATGGATCTTTTTGGAAAATTTGCTGATTTAATGTCAGTTATATTAATCCCACTTGGAGCTTTAATAATTTTAGCTTTCTTCTTCTTTGCAATTGATAATAAAAAAATAATTGCTGAAATTGATAAGGGAGCTTCTAAAAAAAGAGGAAAATATATAATTGGTTTTGGTAAATATTTATTTGTACCAGGAACAGCTGCTGTATTAATTTTAGGATTAATATTTGGAAGTATTGGATAA
- a CDS encoding dihydrofolate reductase codes for MIGVIVALDKNYLIGKNNQIPWNVPEDLTLFKEKTTGNFIIMGRKTFESIGRPLPNRVNIVISNTMENDFDFHELTFEELLNKTVIFHSIEEGISFCKNFSEKDIFIIGGAKIYQEVISKNIFDKLCISHIEGNFKGDIYFPKINFEDYKNIFEKEYKDFIYREYTK; via the coding sequence ATGATTGGTGTTATTGTAGCACTTGACAAAAACTATTTAATAGGAAAAAATAACCAGATTCCTTGGAATGTTCCAGAGGATCTAACTCTTTTTAAAGAAAAAACCACTGGAAATTTTATAATTATGGGAAGAAAAACCTTTGAAAGTATCGGTCGTCCATTACCTAACAGAGTAAATATTGTTATTAGTAACACTATGGAAAATGATTTTGATTTCCACGAGTTGACTTTTGAAGAACTTTTAAATAAAACAGTTATTTTTCACTCTATTGAAGAGGGGATTTCTTTTTGTAAAAATTTTTCTGAAAAAGATATATTTATAATTGGTGGAGCTAAAATTTATCAAGAAGTTATCTCAAAAAATATTTTTGATAAACTTTGTATCTCTCATATAGAGGGAAATTTTAAAGGGGATATTTACTTCCCAAAAATAAATTTTGAAGATTATAAAAATATTTTTGAAAAAGAATACAAAGATTTCATTTACAGAGAATACACAAAATAA
- a CDS encoding OmpP1/FadL family transporter: MNLKQITIASLILSSVSFGASIDLVQNYSAEYAGNPAQQGAINYGSTVYFNPAGLSQLEQGTYFVGGVQVAFGKQSMTNGKEYDADLFSPIPNFAVYKVVDDGAYFWTLGAYAGGASLEYEDGIPLPTIGEVMEGKLPPLSSVDPNLLPTLKKLLSTNMNDVLTGTNVKGSNQYVQTTIGRTWKVDEKLSTSFGVKAVYGMRNLKANTSFKDGLSLPIGNGIPLDGSASIDSERTGYGFGFQLGLNYKFSDKLNLGLRYDSRVKMDFKTDADIKDTTGIEALQMDKIISNGLLGIYPAYADGIKTRRDLPAILALGASYKVTDKWTTFIGGNYYFNKDAKMDRIGNDPGRYDYDNGWEISVGSEYWINDKFAWLAGANYADTGAKKTTYAATEYAINSFIIGTGIKYRPDENTEWTVGYNHYFYDTTSFNGVEYEKKIASIGFNFVKKF, from the coding sequence ATGAATTTAAAACAAATTACCATAGCAAGCTTAATTTTAAGCTCAGTATCTTTCGGAGCTTCAATAGATTTAGTACAAAACTATTCAGCTGAATATGCTGGAAATCCAGCTCAACAAGGAGCTATAAATTATGGTTCAACTGTATATTTTAACCCAGCTGGACTTTCTCAATTAGAACAAGGAACATATTTTGTTGGTGGAGTTCAAGTAGCTTTTGGAAAACAATCAATGACAAATGGAAAAGAATATGACGCAGATTTATTTTCACCAATCCCTAACTTTGCAGTTTATAAAGTTGTAGATGATGGAGCTTATTTCTGGACTTTAGGTGCTTATGCTGGTGGAGCTTCTTTAGAATATGAAGATGGTATTCCTTTACCAACTATTGGAGAAGTTATGGAAGGTAAGTTGCCTCCTTTATCAAGTGTAGACCCCAACCTTCTACCTACATTAAAAAAATTATTATCTACAAATATGAATGACGTTTTAACAGGAACTAATGTAAAAGGTTCAAATCAATATGTTCAAACTACTATTGGTAGAACTTGGAAAGTAGATGAAAAATTATCTACATCTTTTGGAGTAAAAGCTGTTTATGGAATGAGAAACTTAAAAGCTAATACATCTTTTAAAGATGGACTATCTTTACCTATTGGTAATGGTATTCCTTTAGATGGAAGTGCTTCAATAGATTCTGAAAGAACTGGTTATGGATTTGGATTTCAATTAGGGCTTAACTATAAATTCTCAGACAAATTAAATCTTGGTTTAAGATATGATAGTAGAGTAAAAATGGATTTTAAAACAGATGCTGATATAAAAGATACAACTGGTATTGAAGCCTTACAAATGGATAAAATTATTTCCAATGGATTATTAGGAATATATCCAGCTTATGCTGATGGTATAAAAACAAGAAGAGATTTACCAGCAATATTAGCTCTTGGAGCTTCATATAAAGTAACTGACAAATGGACAACATTTATTGGTGGAAACTATTATTTTAATAAAGATGCAAAAATGGACAGAATAGGAAATGATCCTGGAAGATATGATTATGATAATGGTTGGGAAATATCTGTTGGTTCAGAATACTGGATCAATGATAAATTTGCTTGGCTAGCTGGAGCTAACTACGCTGACACTGGTGCAAAGAAAACTACTTATGCTGCAACTGAATATGCTATAAATTCATTTATCATTGGAACTGGTATCAAAT
- a CDS encoding tRNA (cytidine(34)-2'-O)-methyltransferase: MNIVLFEPEIPYNTGNIGRSCVLTNSTLHLIKPLGFSLDEKNVRRAGLDYWHLVKIKEWDSYEDFLKGNPDGNFYYATTKCKNRYTDVKYKENDFIIFGPESRGLPKEILEANPDKCITIPMIEMGRSLNLSNSAAIILYEALRQTDFNFGE, encoded by the coding sequence ATGAATATAGTTTTATTTGAACCTGAAATTCCATACAATACTGGAAATATAGGTCGTTCTTGTGTTTTAACAAACTCTACTCTTCATCTTATAAAACCACTTGGTTTTTCTCTTGATGAAAAAAATGTTAGAAGAGCTGGACTTGATTATTGGCATTTGGTAAAAATAAAAGAGTGGGACAGCTACGAAGATTTCTTAAAAGGAAACCCTGATGGAAATTTCTACTATGCAACTACAAAATGTAAAAATAGATATACTGATGTTAAATACAAAGAAAATGATTTTATAATCTTTGGACCTGAATCAAGAGGTTTACCAAAAGAAATCTTAGAAGCAAACCCTGATAAATGTATCACTATCCCTATGATAGAAATGGGACGTTCTCTAAATCTTTCTAACTCAGCTGCTATTATTTTATATGAGGCTTTAAGACAAACTGATTTTAACTTTGGAGAATAA